A window of Gossypium raimondii isolate GPD5lz chromosome 7, ASM2569854v1, whole genome shotgun sequence genomic DNA:
CAAGAAACTATGAAGTCATACCCCTAATGCAGCACCAAAATGCTAATGGCTCACCGTTGCTGCAAGATGCTCAAATACAAAATAGGACTATATGAGATTTTGTAGCACTTGTTTTGGATGACTTACAACCGGGAGTTGTTAGGCCAGCAATCCAAACTGGAAATTTTTAACTCAAGccaataatgtttcaaatgttgaattctaaTGGGCAATATGTTGGACTGCCACATGAAGATGCACGAGAACttcttaaatcatttttattgatttgtgcttCATTTAGTCAATAAGGTGTTCTTGATGACActttgaagatgcaattatttccttattccttgtAAAGAAGAGCTCGTACTTGGTTCCTTGGGCTACCTGCCGGATTAATTCCTTCTTGGAATACACTAGCAACACAGTTTGTTTTGCGATTTAACCCCCCGACAATGAATGCTCGTCtctaaaatgatattatagCTTATCGTCAGCTATATGATGAGAATCCTTACACCACATGGGAATGTTATAAATCTTTGCTTCGACGTTGTCCCATGTACGACATTAAAAaagaaacacaaattgagattttctatAATAGGCTGAATTCACACACGAGGAATCTTTTTGATGCATCAGCGAATGGTCCTTTgctggattgtacttataatgatgctaTTGGAATTCTTAAGAGAATTGCTCAACTATCAATATCCTATCTCTAAAGTTGCACAAGCAAAAGCTACTCCAagagttattgaattggatgcaaTATCTGCATTTAGTGCTCAAGTTTTTTTTcttgcaaatatgataaaaaaatatgcatgGGCCTAGTGacgttgcacctatacaagtcgctcaacaagttgatgttcctaccttttgttgtgagatttgcaGTGACAACCATAGCTATGAAGATTGTCCACAACATGTAGAGAATGATTTTTATGTCAGTAACATCCGGAACAATtcttatggcatatcttaaaaTAATTCTGCACACAATCAACAATCTTGGGGAACTCAGAATACTGGACAAAATGTTGCGACATTTCGATATGGGAATATATCTACTCAAGGCAATTATAATTCAAGACAAGAGAATTACAACCAACAACAGCAGAACTATAATCAACACACTCAGATTCATCCACAACAAAGCCAGATGCATCCACACCAGAATCAAACACAGTTATAACACTATTCAATGTCGAATCAGCATGTTCCAGAACATCGACGACAACAGTACATGCAATCTTATCCTTCTGACCCATTAGCAGCTCTTAAGGCTTTAACACGGGAGCATATGACTCACACAGAAGCTATTGTGTAAGGGAATTCATCTTATATTCGGGCATTGGAGGAACAATTAGTACAACTTGCTTTGAATTTGAATACTCGACCACCAGGCACACTACCTAGTGACACAAAAAATCCCAATTTAAGGGGGAAAGAACACTGCAAGGCTATCACTCCCAGGAGTGGTAAACAAATTGGCGAGCCGACTATAGACTCTACTATAGCACCTCAAGATACTAGTGAAGTGATCCCAagtgagaaggttgaatctaAAGAGCTTGTCGATGCACCAGACAAAGAGGTTCCACaaattgtcactcatatgcctaatgtCTGATCCTCGAAACTGTCGATGCAATCAAAGGTGTTGGCATAATTAGATGTATCTCCACATTTACCTTTTCCACAAAGATTTAGGGGGAATTAGCAGGATAAGCAGTACCAACAATTCCTAAACACACTAAAACAACTTCAGGTCAATATTCCTTTAGTAGAGGCTCTTGTGCAAATTCTGAATTATGAGAAATTTATGAATGAGCTCTtcttgtccaagaagaagaagaagctcagTGATAtggaaactattgcactcacagaaggctgtagtgctattttgaaaaataagttgCCCTTCAAAATGAAAGATCCTAGGAGTtttactatcccatgttcaattggaaacCATTATTTGGGCAAGGCTTTATACGACTTGGGAGCTAGCATCAACCTAATTCCACTATCTACTTTtagaaagttgggaattggtcacatgaaaCCTACTACAGTGGCATTGCAACTAGTTGATCGATCATTAGCTCAACCTGAAGGGAAAATCAAAGATATCTTAGTTCGtgtggataaattcattttttcggctgattttatcatactttaTTGCAAGGCAGACAAGAAGGTTCCCATAATCTTAGGACGACCATTTTTAGCTACCAGAAGAAATATTATTGATGTTTACAAAGGTGAACTGATCATGCGACTTAATGATGAGCACATTACCTTCagtgtttttgaatctattcaatgtAAGGATAAAGAATAATTCCATACTTTCGATGTActagatgatctaattgaggaaaaattcaatgaccaaagcaTAATGCTCTCTGAGGAGTTTGCAGTGACATCTAATGATGAATTCTTAGATAATTGTGACAATGTGGTTGAAGCTAATAACATTGAACTCAGGCATGGATGGCAAAGTAAATCCTTAGACTTAGCCAACAGAACAGCTCTAATTTTCAACCCATCTATTGGCGACGCTCCTACTCtagaattgaaaccactacctacTCATCTTAAATACGTCTTTCTTGGTGATAACAATACTCTCCTAGTTATTGTCTCTGCAGCACTAGATGTAACTCTAGAAGAAAATTTGGTCTAAATTCTTAAGCAATATAAACGAGCTATTGCTTGGAGTATTTCTAATATTCAAGGCATCAGCccatctttttgcatgcacaagatcaagttgAAAGATGAAGGTAAGCAATCGATTGAGCAGCAAAGatgattaaaaaagaaaatgaatgaaattgttaagaaagaaattataaaatggttgaTGTTGGAATTGTTTACCCTATTTCTGATAGTAATTGGGTAAGTCCAGTGCAATATGTTcctaaaaagagtggcatcaTTGTGGTTAGAAATGacaaagatgaattaatttctACACGCATTCTTATGGGATGGTGATTTTGTATGGATTATCGCAAACTTAATGCTGCCACAAGGAAGGGCCAtttcccacttcctttcattGCCCAAATGTTAGATAAGCTTGTTGGAAGAGCCTACTATTACTTCTTAGACAGTTATTCTGGGTGCAATCAAATTGCTATTGTACCAGAGGATTAAGAGAAAACAACTTTCACTTATCCCTTTGGTACTTTTGCTTTTCGTCGTATGCCTTTCTGTCTTTGCAACGCACTAGCGacatttcaaaggtgcatgatggcaatattctcgGATACAATTTAAGAATCTTTAGAGgattttatggatgatttctcaatCTATGGGAATGATTTTTATCATTGCACTGACAATTTAGATAAAGTATTGCAGATATGTGAAGAGACACATCTTGTTCTGAATTGggaaaatgtcatttcatggaaACTAAAGGCATTGTATTAGGCCAACGTATCTCTAGTTAAGGCATTGAAGTAGACAAAGTTAAAGTGgaaatcattgaaaaattaCCTCCACTGacaaatgtgaaaggtattAGCAGTTTTCTTCGGCATGTGGGGTTTTACCGAAGATTTATTAGAGATTTCACAAAAATTGCAAAGCCCTTATGCTTTTTACTAGAACAGAATCGAAAATTCTTCTTTGACGATGCATGTCTAGAtgcatttattcaattaaagaaGCAGCTAGTAAATGCACCCATTTTCGTTACACTagattggtctcaaccttttgaagttatgtgcaATACAAGTGACTTTGCTGTGGGTGTCGTTCTAGGACAACGCAAAGGGAAAATATTTCACACCATCTATTACgctagcaaaactcttacaCAGGCTCAAATTAATTATACCACTAAAGAGAAATAATTGTTAGTTGTAGTCTTcacttttgacaagttttgttCTTATCTTTTCGAAGCAAATGTTGTCGTATTTACTAATCACTCGACGTTGAGATATCTTTCTGCAAAGAAGTATGCAAAACTAAGACTGATACGCTATATCTTACTATTATAAGAAATCGACATCGAGATAAAAGATTGCAAGGTTTTAGAGAATCAAGTTGTAGACCATCTATCTCGATTGGAAGTTGGTAGTGAAGatggaaacatacttcaaattgtcgatgcattcccagatgagaagttatttgttATAGATGCAACCCCTTGGTATGCGGATTTGGTTAATTATCTAGTGCATGGAAAACTCCTATTGGATGTCACAGgtcataaaaaagaaagatttcttctTTAAGTAGTGAAGTATCACTGGAACGAGccgtatttattcaaggtatgaAATGACAATATTATTCGACGTTGTGTTTCGAAAGAGGAGATGTTTTCAATCCTAAAGACTGTTATGATGCTCCTTACGGAGGTCATCTCGGTGGCATGAGAACTACTGCTAAGGTTCTCAAATCAGGATTTTATTGGCCTTCACTATTCAAAGACACTcacaattttgtgaatcaatgcgATAGGTGTCAGCGCACTGGTTCTATATCCCAACACAATGAAATGTTGTAGCAGCCAATTATAGAGgttgaattattcgatgtttgcagtatggattttatgggaccatttccaagttcatttggaaatctttatatattagtagctaTTGACTACATCtcgaagtgggttgaagctgttgcagccccaaaggatgatgcaaagacaatgcttaattttttttcacaagcatatactcacccgttttggcacaccaaaggcattgattaaTGATCAGGGTACGCACTTTCATTACAACCAAATGGAAGCTGCATTGAAGAGATATAGAGTTAAACATAGAATGGCTACTTCTTATCATCCGCAAACTGATGGACAAGCTGAAGTATTGaatagacaaattaaaaacattcttgagaaggttgtgaaccctttgagaaaagattggtcttctATACTGGATGATGATTTATGGTCCTTTTAGACAACATATAAAACTCCATTAGGGATATCGccgtatcaattggttttttGGAAAGCATGTGTCTTGCCAGTTTAACTGGAGCACAAAGCAATGTCAGCAATTAAGTAAGTAAACATGGACTATGAAGTTGCTGGAAAGAAAATGTTGTTCGATATCATTGAACTAGAGGAGATTAGGCGAAATGCGTATGAAAACACTGtaatttataagaaaaagaccaaacgatggcatgacaaaattattttacagtGACAATTTATCGTGggtcaacaagttttattattcaactttAGGCTGAAACTGCACCCGAATAAATTGCACTCTCATTGGTCTGAACCTTTCGAAGGTGTCAAAGTATTTTCTCATGGTGTGGTCACAATCAGAGATTTACATGATAGACACTAGTTCAAAGTGAATGGCAGcgattgaaatattattttgggGATATTGATCAAAAGCAGACaaagaccattaaattggtcgaaaaaatttaatttttatagaatttattattatgtaatttttttttgttcaaggttgttttacttttttttatttttgtagaataattaggtaccattgtcgACGCACTTggaatttattatcaacatagTTCATACTATTGTACTGTCACGTATAACTCACCACGAATGAAGGGCAGATCAGAATTTTCAAATCCCACTGTTTGATCAAAAGTGACCTAGCTGTCTGATTTGTCCTAACGGGCACAATCCCCATTGGACACATTTATTCCCGCCAGTTTTATATCtcttcacaaaaaaataaaaaatcacacCTTTCCATATTCTTCTTTTACTCGCTATAAACCCCCTTTTACTGTACCGACTGTAACACATACAAAGTAGccatttttattcactttctctTCCCCAAGCTCGTACCTTTACAACTTTAAACCATCTTCACtccaaaaaacaaacaaaatatggcAAGAACGAGAGGATCGGTCAAGAAAGCCACCAAGCCTATTAAAGAACACTCATCCTCTGCAACTGTAGTTCGTGAATCGAAATCCTCCATGCCAATGGAGAAAATGAAGCTAGTGATATTTTTAACGAAAGCGGCCAAGGACCGgtttcaagaaaatattttgaagcaCAACTTCCACCCAAAATAGGGCATTCTCCTTTCGCAACAACAAGACTTGGGCAAGAAAGTCTACAAAATTATCTCTAAGCTGAAGTGGGAGATTTTCTACACTTATCCAGGAAGCTATTCTCCTTCATTGGTATGTGAGTTTTACGATAACCTTTATGACCATGAGTTACAGTTTATCTTTGTTCGAGAAGGCTTAATCCCATGGGatgctaaaaaaattaatgagttGTACAACACTAAAGTGGATGTAGTAACTCGATGAGTCTATTTGGTGTGTTTAtgatccgtgtatccgatgtgtggtgatagaacccacttttatgtttaatagcctcaagtgtcaaattatctttaaaatgtatatacttgtaatgtgatgtatgcctaaatgagtaGGTGGTTGCTAtgcaaattatcatttaaatgtgaTCTAATATGTTGTAATAATACGATATGAGATGGATTCAAAAACATACGAATAATATGCTAAATGATTCaatttaagtttcatgaaaatgttagtaCGTTCTTATAGTAAATTGTGTATGTAATTGTGGTTTGGATCGTTTACATTTAACTTATGAATGCGTGTGAATATATCAGCTACACTTATGGGTTATTAAAGCATGTATGTGTGGTTTagtcttgatgaattattgttaaatgaattatatataagcGAGTTGAGTGTAATTGCATGTAGGagtatatgttagttttatgatttaatgaaacgtgaatatgatattttaacttgattagaatatggttgtgaaCATGTTGTAGTATGCTCTTGTTTAACCATTGATATTGTGTGTACATTATGGTTATTTTAAGCATTTACTGAGCTTGTTAAGATCACCCACTCCTTTCTTAAAACCCTTGCAGAGTAGTTAAGTGCCTGTGTGAACGGTGTGGTTCCAAgtggtgatccaagcaagtccaTTTTTTGGTATTTCATAGATGTCATTATTATTTGCTTTAGTTTTGAGAATAAGACAATATGGTAGACTTTTACAGATATTTGCCATGATGTTTTGGATTCCTCCATAGACTATTTATTCCTAAGTTTATGAGAGTCGTTCTGTATCATGTTGATTATTGTTCAGACTTACTTTTGATGTTTGAGACTGTTATTACgatttttttacatttgtttGATGACGATATGATAGCATGATGGATTGGTACATGTTGGAATGATTTATATGCTCAAGTATGTTGCATTTTACTGGTCTGaagcaaaggtatcgatatttgagttttaaaaatgatacctctatGTTTTGAAACGTGCAGGGAAGTCAAAATAGAGATTCGGTATCGATATCTTAgcttaagtatcgatactcagggTGAAAATATTGATACTCTATGATAGGTACTGATAATTTTCAATAGTCTGATTTTTATGCTAGAAATAGAATGTTGATTTGGTACTTTTCCATACGATATTGATACCATGCCGAAAAAATATTGATACACATGttctagtatcgatacctatgtgattgtcttggaaattttgctaagtgatcCTAATTCATGTTGAATTATTACTATGCATTTATTTGAAGTATGTTTGGCATGTTCTAATgatgattgataaatttttgaCTAAATTTATAAGATCACTCATAAAGAGGATGATTTCTTAATAATGTGACAATTTACTATGAGTATGACATGAGACAGTGGTGTGGCATATTTATATTCGGGCTTGTTGACCAggctgggtatagggtgttacacttcACTAAACAAACTATTTTACTACTATACACCAAAATCTTAAACCCGCCAGACCTGGGGTGTTACATTGCGGCATTGTTATCACAATACAGTGTGATAGCTTTTTCCATACCAATAATGACTTCAAGATTCGTAATGAACTTTCAAAgccatatttcttatttttttgtctcaaAAGTAACCATATATTTAGCCTCCATAGTGGAGTCAATAATAAAACTTTGCTTGACACTTCTCCATACTATAGACACATTGCCTAGGACAAAGACACAACTCAATGTTGATTTCCTTGAATCTCAACATGTTTGGAAGTTAGAATCATTATAGTCGATAGGAGTAAGATCTCCTCCGGAATACATAAGTGTATAATCCTTCATTCTccataaatacttgagtatatgcttaactgTTTACCAGTGTCTTGGACTGGGATTTGCCTGATATTGACTCACCAACCCTACTGTGAAACAGATATATAGATGTTTGCATAAAATAACATACATGTAACTTCCTTCTTTCGAAGCATAAGGAACCTTCCTCATGTATTCTCTTTCTTCTACTATCACAGGACCATCCtctaaagaaagatgaaatccCAATACAAAAGGTTGAGTTCCCTTCCTAGAGTCGGTCATTGCATAAAGTTTCAATATCTTATCTATGTACAAAGCTTGTCATAATGCTatcacttttttatttcaatccCTTAGGATTCGAACATctagaaaaaaataagtttCTCCCAAGTATTTCATGTTAAATTGTTGGGTTAACCACATTTTAACCAATGACAATGTCCCTACATCATTTCTAATGAGTAGAATCTCATTGACCTATAGAAATAGAAAGACCATCTGTAATACCCCTCACCCAACCCGATCATCGGGTTTGAGTTACAGGATGCTACAGTCAAAAACGAAACAATTATAGACATTTAACAAATGATCAAATCAAACCattaatttcaaacatttccaCCTTTCAATgcaatttaaaacttttttgaGTCATgtaagagcttttgtaagctcttTGGTTAACCCGGGATTGAATGAGGACCAATATGCAAAAGTTTCAAAACTTGGAAAGAAGCATCTATACCCCAAAAAGGTACCGATGTAATTTTTAGGTTtgatgtttaaaataaaattaaatcaagaagTATTGATACTAGGCTTGATGTACCGCTACCAATTTTTAGTATCAATACCGTTTTGgcattttattttgcaaaattttaaaacaagagTTCCCTCATATTAATACCCTTGTAAAGTATTGATACTCTGGTATCAAGTACCGATACTTTATTtcaatatcgataccaaattgatattcggtttttgaaaaaatagtttaaaatgcAAAGTACTGATACCTTTACctagggtatcgatacctttctGCCAAAAATGACAAAACTACCATTTTGGTCGCTTTGTCATCCCCAAACCAATATGCATTCAAATGATGTCCTAGACACAATTAAATACTGCACAAAAACCATTCCAAAACATACTCAACATTTACTtttggaaacataaaataactAAACAATATGCCACAAATTAGCACCATCCCTTATCAAACATAACAATCTCATCCAACATCCAAACATGCATTCAAGTACATCATTTTATCCATTCCAAACTTTCCATTAAACACTACTCAAATTACCTCACATATAACCAATTCATGCCATAACACATATATAAGTTTACCATACTGCCGAAACATATCTTAGCACATATATGAAcattgattaaatgttaaagttacatattttatgtaattaaattggttaatttatgagagtgcaccactaatttttccatgtttttgttgaattttgtgcaagggtgcaatttggggctaaataaaagaaaaaggaaacaattggggtagattgaagaaaaaagcaaagaaggagggccaaagcagaattttCCCAAgaataattagctgaaattgttgacttagtgggagattattttgggatattttttatatcatggaatatttttccttgattttctatactagttggctcttaatttagaaaggccactagtataaatagaggctacattgttcattttaatcatcggtcaatcaattgaaatatcaagctttcatctttcaatACATTCTCTCCTTTCTATTCACGAATTTATTGTCTTTAGTTTCCTTTACTTTCAATTCCTAAATTTCCAGCTTGTTACCACTTACCATTTACAACTTCTTTTTcaaactttctttttatttccagTAGCCACCCTACTTTAATACACCACCAAAATTCCAACCCCATACATAATTACGCCACCCATCCTTTTCACCCATTTTTACCTTATCCAATTATGCCCAATACCATCATGTCCCAAACCCTAGTtaactaaatccattttcagctttaggtcggagttagcctcgtcaaaacccgtgagttacgaacctgAGCAAATTAACTCCTAAATTctagtacttattatttctccggattaagagtatgattttgtcagctcataaagtcagatcaacactaagtcaaaaaaggcATCGTTTGAGTttgtgtggttagacgtacagttggaattccgatAGGAACATTTCTAATTGGTTTTCTATGAACACATTGGCATGCCAAGTGGAGATAGTTGTTTGGTTCCATCAAGGGAAgcagtaaccggatttaaatgtcccacgcgattgaggacattggttcgagctaggctcttctagaacgcaaggCTGCCgaagttctaaatcacgaatgttt
This region includes:
- the LOC128042478 gene encoding uncharacterized protein LOC128042478, producing the protein MKDPRSFTIPCSIGNHYLGKALYDLGASINLIPLSTFRKLGIGHMKPTTVALQLVDRSLAQPEGKIKDILVRVDKFIFSADFIILYCKADKKVPIILGRPFLATRRNIIDVYKDDLIEEKFNDQSIMLSEEFAVTSNDEFLDNCDNVVEANNIELRHGWQSKSLDLANRTALIFNPSIGDAPTLELKPLPTHLKYVFLGDNNTLLVIVSAALDVTLEENLV